The following nucleotide sequence is from Branchiostoma lanceolatum isolate klBraLanc5 chromosome 18, klBraLanc5.hap2, whole genome shotgun sequence.
GAACTCTCCGCCCAGTCTCGCTTGCATGGCCGTTTTTGTCACGTTCAACGGGAAAAACAGCGTGCTGAGGAGCGCTCCCAGTACAGCGCCGCTGACAAAATCTTCGAAAAAGTTTCCCATCTGGCCATCTGTGGCAGGGAGAGCGTCTTTGATCCTCCCTCTCATATTAAAGAAGACGGCGTTACTTAAACCGTTACGGATCAATATTACTGACACGCCGCGGTAGTACTCGGCAAACCCATACGTTCGGACAGTCTTGAAGGCATCGAACGTGTTGTTGAAGTGGTTGTGGTATCTATGATCTTGTAGCAAGGTTTGGAGACGTTCGAACGGCGTCAGGATCGCCTCAGAAAAGCCCGCGCCTATCCCCGCGAAGGCCTGCACGACAGGTTTCTGCATGTTGGGGAAGCTGTGGGTAAGGAGTTTCCCGTAGACGTCATACAGACCAAACATCAGCGACAGCGAGAATGTTTTCTGTAGAAAGGGTGGCAGGAGCCCCCGGTACAGGTGACGCAACCCTTCAGATTGCATCTGGTGGAACGCCTTGTGGAGCCGCATCCCGTGCAGCTGCTGGCGGAACATGAGCTTGTTGACGGGGAACGTGACGACCGTGTTGATGACCGCGGCGCCCCAGCCGCACACGAATCCCTGCATGTCGTCCCTACCGTATATGTTGTGGGGCTTGTTCCAGCCATTCTCGATTCGCAGTCTGGCGGCATCGTAGACAAAGTCGGTGTCGCGCTGTGACGATTCTCCACTCATCTCCACTCGAGCCTCCCTATCATGTCTGACCTCTCATGTGACCTATGACCTCATGTGACCTTTGAGCTGTCACCCTCACCTGTTAAGacacaaaaagaaacaatttGTAATCTTCCTATTTCatagtttttttgtttcatcttgACTTCTAACAACAGATGAATATTTATAAGTGTACTTGACAAAATGaggctactactagtacagtacctGGTACGGCACACAAGGAGttccaacacagaaaaaaatgtgaatcaAATATTCGACAGTCCAACTGCAGTCTTCCTCAGAATGCAagtgactactactactagtagtacacaTCAACTAGATCATGTGACCTGACTGACTGACGGACATGTGACATCAGCAAGTGCCACAAAGTGGACATTTAACTCGGTAAGGTCACATGATCCAGGTGAAAGGTCACTGGAGTTCTGAGGAAGACTGCAGAAGGACAGTTGGAAATTGAACAATTCACTGACATAATATCTAGTGTTGGAACAAACTCAACTTAACTCTGTACTTTGATAATCTATACTACATTTGGATAAGCatcaaaaacagcacatgtTAAAGAGTAAAATCTGTAAATAGGGGGACCATAATCatgttatttcttcatttaGCCAACACCTGACATGTTaaaagggattgcatttgtcatttcaggTGGTGATTCAAAGCTCGCAGCACCGTGTAGGACGGTATAAGTtttaaacctctgcacataaaagaacccaacacacttatcgagaagagtaggggtgacccggtgtgtttgCTTAATACATTGCACTACAAGCTAACGAAAAAGTGTCCTTCTTCGTCCTCAGTTTGCTCTAACATTTACTTTTTTAccgacctaccaaatatcataaactcTATCAAAACTTATACATCCACTTTATGCTGCCTTttcacagacaaacacagacatttgttcgcacagtgacttaaaaaacaaaacaaaaaaagatgaagATAACAAACAAGTACTATCATGTTTTGGCATGTAGGTGAGTTGGTAAAATAATGAATGTTTGTGCAAGAGGGAGGGGGTGGAGTTTCTGAACCCATGGGCAAATTTATTTCAGGTTCTTGGGacgtgcgcccccctccccaacccacACCACACCTACTTATCAGTTTCACATGACTAGCCATGTCCTTGGACCCACAGGGGACACGATGGGGCGCAGATAAACATCTTAAAATACGGTTATGTAATCGTAACACATGTGTATTAACGAGAAAATGTGTCACGGTAAACAAACTAAAAATGACCAGTTAAAACCACGACATACACGATCACGACTGAACACATTATGAACAGACTTTGTTATAAGTTATATAACCTATTTGACGTCATATATAACAGCAACATAAGGTTATACTCACCCTGGTAGCTTGCTCGTACCTTGAGTAACGTGAGGAGTTGAGAATGTGTTCAGAAGACAAAAATAAACCGCCGTCAACAAGACCTGATAACGAAAAATTCTCAAAGGGAGGGTTAGAACATCACTCGGCATGACCTTGGGGCCTCGAAAAGCGGAGGTGTTTAAATTAGCCTTCATGCAGTGCCTGATTTAAAGATacagaaatgattaaaaaatgcTTTGTTATGCATTTGGAGCATCGAATGCTCAATGTAAATGTGTTATATTCAAATCAAATTGATAATTCACGTATGTTAGCATTTATATTTTATATAGATGAGGCCTCAAAATGACGCAGGCAGCAAAAAAAATAGCAAAGCTAGCCTCCAAGTTGACTATACCATTATGGCTGTGGGGGTGAATGATTGttattccattccattccattacattccggatggatggatggatggatggatggatggatggatggatggatggatggatggatggatggatggatggatggatggatggacggacggacggatgggtggatggatggataaatgcaTGGATGGATAAATGCATGGATGGATAAATGTATGGATAACCATAACTAGCGTGTAAGCGGCGTATTCACTTGAAGAGTCATTTACACAATATGTTAGGATACTACATACtagttatgtttaccttcacagaagtaaacatattgtttttgctacgtttcctcttcttcctcttctccgcacaaataaaaaacatgaatatctccAAAACTAGAGCTTGGAATAACTTGAAATCCAGCAAGCAGGTAGGCCTGTACAGAAGACACTGTACCTTGGTCTTTTTGTCCCATATAGATGcaaaaaaatggttttatgcggcaaaaactggtgaaaaaactGGCATTTTAAGCACAAAATCGAACTTTAGAATCCCTTTAGAACCCGTTTGGAACTTCAGAATCCCTTTAGAACCCGCTCAGAACTTTAGAATCACACATTCCACGGCCGCAGGTCAACGACCGTAGCGAACGGGCCGCTCGGTGGACACCGAACACTGCGTTCGAAATGGGGTCAACGACCTCAGCTTTGGAACGCGCGATCGGGCAGAATGAAACATGTGTTTAGGTTGGTTTCACGGCGCTCGGATATACCAAGGAGGCTAAATACCTTggataaccaaggacattacggCGTTGCTACTtggatgttttgttgatttttatgtttaccttcaaagAAGTAAAAACATTCTTAAGTTTCCCCATCATCGGTATGAGAACACTGGAAATACCACCAAACCGGTGTCATTTTGACACGCTACCCAGGAGTGGAAGACCGATTTGGGGTCATCCACGGTCATAACCAGCGCCGTCATATTTTTTCTCTGAATGccatgtatataaaaaaaaaccctACTTCttcacaaatacaaaccatTTTTCTACACAATAAATCTATGCTGACATTTTACTGTGGACGGGTGAATATGTAGCAAATCTAGCTACCGGCGTCATTGCGGGCGATCTTGAATGTTGACAGACgccaaaatgttaacatttttgcaGCTTCAACCACTAGCAGTCTTCCGAAGCTCGACTTGATCAGCTTGACAACGAGTCAACTTAAAATGACTCGCCATCGAGTGGTAAACTCATACCGACGATGCCGTACCCAAATTATAAACTTTTCACTGACTGGCCGGCAACtgtgataacgttatatggtaTCGTCTTCGGGTGACATAAGTTGCACTTTGGTTGTCCCCTGAGTCCTGACTATAtttaattaaacctccttgttttcgtCCAGCGTGCTGAATAAGAAGTTTATGCACAGGGCGCTAGCTGTCGTCTGTGTGAAACACGGATTGGTGTATAGTTAACCGATTTTTGCATTACCAAGAAAATTTGAGCATAAGCAACGGGTACGTTCGGTGCAAGGTCACCGATTAGTGGTGGCTActacataaaaacacatacaacaatCGTCATGCAaaatcgattttttttcttaccctgagacaaaaaggtgaaatgcaaaatacacacacacacacacacacacacacacacacacacacacacacacacacacacacacacacacacacacacaaaacgtggGACTTGAGAACTTTATTTCGCGATTAAACTGACTGAACAAACAAGATATGCCGTAGCGTAGAACGCTCTCcccttgtaacgttaccttgtGTCATGGTCATTCCGTTCACCATgtgatactatacatgtacagcggtGGGCAACGTCAGTCCAGCTACACAGGTGGAGGTCGGACAACGCCATCagggcaaggacattatataatgtccttgatcaggGTAAATGTACACGCAAGGAGGTTCTCCGTATAACCTACTTTATACAGGTCGGATAAGTGTTTGATAAGGTTCGTGGTCGGCTTGCACATTGTATTATGTAAAGTCGGCGCGTCGTAAATGTTGCAAAGTAATCCTTTGAAGTTCGCatgttgattatgattgacaggcgGCCCGCTTGTGATCTGCGTGGGGTGGGAATCATCGCAAAGCAACGTAAATGtagatcttgttttttttctttctttttaaatcgttgacaaaataaaaattaaaaagaacacAATAAGAGGCTAAGACAAATGATCGTGCGgttcaaaacatgtctggacctGTCTTTGCCCTGGATTGACTTGAATAACAGGAAATATGGATTGTCTGCGTACTTTtaggactacatgtacatgcggtaTTTTGCAGACTGCAGAGGTCAGTATGATCGGCAACTGCAGGACGTTTTCGATACATAGATGTATATAGATTTGTCAATTTTTGCGATCATGATAACCAGCGATTTCTGTAaaacaaagtctttggtataccAATCAATCGTCAATCAATGTCAACATGCACTGGATTGAAAAGCAACACGGCGTATTAAAACGGTCGCTAAGGTGCCGTGCGTAAGTTTTTACCGATGTAGGCGAGCGGCACCTTTAAAATAGCATGTCACCAGCAGAGTGGAATTGAAATTATTTTCACGAGTTATCCTTGTCTTTACTTAAAATCTTCTCAAGATTGCAATATATATGACTTAAAATCCTTTACTTTTACATAAATTGCAGATGTCACAAAAtaggaaatgtaacgttacatagtttTTCCTACTCTCGGTCTTCACATGGGAAATGACAATGTACGCACTCGTTTATCGGCGAGCACAGTGTTAACTCGCAATTTGACGCTACGCTTCCGTCTCTTCGACGAAAATTACCGAAGTTCACCTGTTTGTGCGACTATATGCCATTCTTTGGAAAGGGCACAGGAGAAGAAAGCATGGTATTCGAGTTGTATTGAAAGAGAGCAAAGGAGAGGATATGCTTATGTATACAATTCAATGGACACTTGTGTTGTCGGTGAAACTTTCGATAACAACTTTACATTGGAAGGCGTGTGCGCCGTgctattgaataaatctctcATCTCCATGAATTGATTTACTTGGATTTCAACATGCGCTTGCGAGATGAATGCAAACAAAACACTGAAACCACCGACGATTTCATGTAGCCGAATTACAGATACGAGTGCAGACTTTGCTAAGTAGATAAGCAAAGAAGTCTCTAAAAATTGGAATGATCCATATGAATTCATTATCTCCTATGTTTagattacatatgttgcaaatatcaaagttgCTGCAGaaatgcctcattaattatgcaaatagtgtttgataatattcacctttatcttaacGTTGCATGTGTCACTAGCATAGATATTCTGCCATTTGTCaccaatgtattacaaattcaaattgtcatattttgcatcattcatatcaataaatgttgcTCTTGAGCCTTGTTACCTTTGTCATACGTATGCTATTCATATCATttagcacaattgaaatataaatcttccttattgattgtacaaATTATGCATCCATTTCGTTGGTCTTCATTAAGGTCACTTACAGGTCAAAAATTATCATTCCCcttttcttgacttatcctgtgtCATAGACCTGTGCCAACGCATCaactaaataaaacactttatccttcctggtagaaacgtaaagataggccatgtgaaggtaaacattctgcatttgctcgcaaatgttgcccctctagtTTTACCTGCCTTAAGACTTATTTTCCGTTCACCGATGAAAGACAATAGAT
It contains:
- the LOC136424228 gene encoding mitochondrial nicotinamide adenine dinucleotide transporter SLC25A51-like: MSGESSQRDTDFVYDAARLRIENGWNKPHNIYGRDDMQGFVCGWGAAVINTVVTFPVNKLMFRQQLHGMRLHKAFHQMQSEGLRHLYRGLLPPFLQKTFSLSLMFGLYDVYGKLLTHSFPNMQKPVVQAFAGIGAGFSEAILTPFERLQTLLQDHRYHNHFNNTFDAFKTVRTYGFAEYYRGVSVILIRNGLSNAVFFNMRGRIKDALPATDGQMGNFFEDFVSGAVLGALLSTLFFPLNVTKTAMQARLGGEFISPGKMFVIVYETRGRNWKKMFRGVHLSYSRAMISWGIINASYELLRTLLFPQSKED